One genomic segment of Drosophila melanogaster chromosome 3R includes these proteins:
- the Ctl2 gene encoding choline transporter-like 2, isoform A, whose product MTESVELMNKYGEPLRYDRNFTGPRQRDRSCTDVPCLLLFVLFLGGWAFIAQYAIRNGDLNKLLVPTDSFNRKCGMDSGVLNKKNLFFFDLNQCIDPLVPITGCDTPQVCVETCPRETFVWDTMKDKQSFAELHSRLICLSEEHKAQIRTKSDIQDAINQNQCARWYIKSAPFLKRCLFEFSQGVCDYIPSFLLNGGRSRRELHMLPGNATTEVQMQADVMYQKMTDAQALVVPQANGKQTPVDEEPIIQCKRRLNEAVIKEKMMQTDTRLAKLVGNMVAHFYNGTNDAQLLGEKIVEDLVNSWSIVLVACFCTLVASLIYIALMRWLSAPILWFSIFGVLIGLLVGIYFSVKQYIHWENTPTVPVHGLNLHSTVKNVLQNQNTWLYLSIFVGVCFVVILLLVIVLRKRIRIAIALTKEGSKAVSSVISTVFFPIFSWILFIAAIAFAIGVGLYLGSIGDPSFRMVRQLTKSGEVTTEDCVCEGPAINYTVGGSCKPEVFQQYCSVRLTSFFQNRNPCLNTTCSFDSINNPIEIKWAIFYNVFGFLWLSFFISAFSYMVLASTFARWYWTFKKRDVPYFTLTRAFFQTAVYHLGTVAFGSLILAIVRLIRLVLEYIHEKLKKYDNAVTRAILCCMRCFFWLLETFLKFLNRNAYIMCAIHGKNFCSSAADSFNLIMRNFLRVVTLDQVTDFLFFLSKLLLTAGAGASTYYFLDNNPSIIRLNYIAVPTTVVVIAAFLITSVFFGVYSTAVDTLFLCFLEDCERNDGSPEKPFFMSKQLMKILGKKNNLPPRQRRGK is encoded by the exons ATGACGGAAAGCGTGGAGCTGATGAACAAGTACGGCGAGCCACTGCGCTACGACCGGAACTTCACGGGACCGAGGCAGAGGGATCGCAGCTGCACGGATGTGCCCTGCCTGCTGTTATTCGTCCTCTTCCTGGGCGGATGGGCCTTCATAGCCCAATACGCCATCAGGAACGGCGATCTCAACAAACTGCTGGTGCCCACGGACTCCTTTAACCGAAAGTGTGGCATGGACTCCGGAGTGCTGAACAAGAAAAACCTATTCTTTTTCGACTTGAATCAGTGCATCGATCCACTTGTACCCATCACTGGATGTGACACTCCACAG GTTTGTGTGGAGACTTGTCCCCGAGAGACGTTCGTCTGGGACACTATGAAGGACAAACAAAGTTTTGCGGAGCTGCATAGTCGCCTCATCTGCTTGTCGGAGGAGCACAAGGCGCAGATTCGCACCAAATCGGACATTCAGGATGCCATTAACCAGAACCAGTGCGCACGCTGGTACATCAAGAGTGCTCCATTCCTCAAACGATGCCTCTTCGAGTTCTCGCAGGGCGTGTGTGATTATATTCCCTCGTTTCTGCTAAATGGGGGAAGGTCGAGGCGGGAGCTGCATATGTTGCCCGGAAACGCCACCACAGAAGTTCAAATGCAGGCCGATGTCATGTACCAGAAAATGACGGATGCCCAGGCTCTCGTTGTTCCACAGGCGAATGGCAAACAGACTCCAGTGGACGAGGAACCGATCATCCAGTGCAAGCGCAGACTCAACGAGGCTGTCATCAAGGAGAAGATGATGCAGACCGATACGAGGCTGGCCAAGCTCGTTGGTAACATGGTGGCCCACTTCTACAATGGCACAAACGACGCCCAGCTTTTGGGAGAAAAGATTGTCGAGGATCTTGTCAACTCCTGGTCGATCGTTTTGGTGGCTTGCTTCTGCACCCTGGTAGCCTCACTGATCTACATCGCTCTAATGCGCTGGCTCTCGGCTCCGATTCTCTGGTTCTCCATCTTCGGCGTGCTTATCGGCTTGCTGGTGGGTATTTACTTCTCCGTAAAGCAGTACATCCACTGGGAGAATACGCCTACGGTTCCCGTACACGGCTTGAATCTACACTCCACGGTCAAGAATGTCCTGCAAAACCAGAACACCTGGCTCTACCTGTCCATCTTCGTAGGCGTGTGCTTCGTGGTTATCCTGTTGCTGGTAATTGTGCTAAGAAAGCGCATCCGGATAGCGATCGCCCTAACCAAGGAGGGCAGCAAGGCGGTGAGCAGCGTGATCAGCACCGTGTTCTTTCCCATCTTCTCCTGGATACTCTTCATTGCCGCCATAGCGTTTGCCATTGGCGTGGGCCTGTATCTGGGCTCAATTGGCGATCCTTCGTTTAGAATGGTGCGACAGCTGACGAAAAGTGGCGAAGTGACCACCGAGGACTGCGTCTGCGAAGGTCCAGCCATCAACTACACAGTGGGCGGATCCTGCAAGCCAGAAGTGTTCCAGCAATATTGTAGCGTTCGGCTGACCTCATTTTTCCAGAACCGAAACCCTTGCTTGAACACCACCTGCAGCTTTGACTCGATTAACAATCCAATCGAGATTAAGTGGGCCATCTTCTACAACGTCTTTGGCTTCCTCTGGCTGAGCTTCTTCATCTCCGCCTTCAGCTACATGGTGCTGGCCTCGACCTTCGCCCGATGGTACTGGACCTTCAAAAAGAGGGATGTGCCCTACTTCACCCTTACAAGGGCATTCTTTCAAACTGCTGTCTACCATCTGGGCACCGTGGCCTTTGGTTCGCTCATCCTGGCCATCGTCCGGCTGATCCGTCTGGTGCTGGAGTACATCCACGAGAAGCTGAAGAAGTACGACAATGCGGTGACACGAGCCATCCTCTGCTGCATGCGCTGCTTCTTCTGGTTGCTGGAGACCTTCCTGAAGTTCCTCAATCGGAATGCCTACATCATGTGCGCCATTCATGGCAAGAACTTCTGCTCCAGTGCCGCGGACTCGTTTAATCTGATTATGAGGAACTTCCTGCGTGTGGTGACGCTGGATCAGGTCACGgactttttgttctttttgtcGAAACTGCTGCTAACCGCAGGGGCGGGGGCGTCCACCTACTACTTCCTGGACAATAATCCGAGCATTATTCGGCTAAATTACATAGCAGTGCCCACCACGGTGGTGGTAATTGCCGCCTTTCTCATAACGAGCGTGTTTTTCGGTGTGTACTCGACGGCAGTGGACACACTGTTTCTGTGCTTCCTGGAGGACTGCGAGCGCAACGACGGCTCACCGGAGAAGCCGTTCTTCATGTCCAAGCAGCTAATGAAGATTCTTGGCAAGAAGAACAATCTGCCGCCGCGTCAGCGCCGCGGAAAGTAG